The following proteins are encoded in a genomic region of Schistocerca serialis cubense isolate TAMUIC-IGC-003099 chromosome 9, iqSchSeri2.2, whole genome shotgun sequence:
- the LOC126418997 gene encoding uncharacterized protein LOC126418997, translating to MQPNTPVAAAVLAATAVFAVLLGAAVCVPHPEAEEMTPSLELTVAAMLPVGAARGGGVPEAERGQVLELLAGALASRLSEALHRGRHGCGGNYTAAALEAAMKALLPPEAEDAGWTQEAAPTGWRRLVTHRLVRLSPPPAEGRLLFDDIDLSYQSIITLIVEMFASMVGLGWGAFSTFASG from the coding sequence GTGTTGCTGGGAGCGGCAGTCTGCGTGCCCCATCCAGAGGCAGAGGAGATGACGCCGTCGCTGGAGCTAACGGTGGCGGCGATGCTGCCAGTGGGGGCGGCTCGTGGGGGCGGCGTTCCGGAAGCAGAACGGGGCCAGGTGCTGGAGCTGCTGGCCGGAGCGCTCGCCTCCCGCCTCTCCGAGGCGCTCCACCGGGGGCGGCACGGCTGCGGCGGCAACTACACGGCGGCCGCGCTGGAGGCGGCCATGAAGGCGCTGCTGCCCCCGGAGGCAGAGGACGCCGGCTGGACGCAGGAGGCGGCGCCGACTGGCTGGCGGCGGCTCGTTACGCACCGCCTGGTGCGACTCAGCCCGCCCCCCGCCGAAGGCAGGCTGCTCTTCGACGACATCGACCTCTCCTACCAGTCCATCATCACCCTCATCGTCGAGATGTTCGCCTCCATGGTGGGCCTCGGTTGGGGCGCCTTCTCCACCTTCGCCAGCGGCTAG